In Elephas maximus indicus isolate mEleMax1 chromosome 15, mEleMax1 primary haplotype, whole genome shotgun sequence, the following are encoded in one genomic region:
- the EXOSC4 gene encoding exosome complex component RRP41, which yields MAGLELLSDQGYRVDGRRAGELRKIQARMGVFAQADGSAYIEQGNTKALAVVYGPHEIRGSRARALPDRALVNCQYSSATFSTGERKRRPHGDRKSCEMGLQLRQTFEAAILTQLHPRSQIDIYVQVLQADGGTYAACVNAATLAVMDAGIPMRDFVCACSAGFVDGTALADLSHVEEAAGGPQLALALLPASGQIALLEMDARLHEDHLEPVLEAAARAARDVHTLLDRVVRQHVREASVLLGD from the exons ATGGCGGGGCTGGAGCTGCTATCGGATCAGGGCTACCGCGTGGACGGGCGGCGAGCCGGGGAGCTGCGCAAGATCCAGGCGCGGATGGGCGTGTTCGCGCAGGCCGACGGCTCGGCCTACATTGAGCAAGGCAACACCAAGGCGCTGGCGGTGGTCTACGGGCCTCACGAG ATCCGGGGCTCCCGGGCACGAGCCCTGCCTGACCGGGCACTGGTGAACTGTCAGTACAGTTCAGCGACCTTCAGCACAGGCGAGCGCAAGCGGCGACCACATGGGGACCGCAAGTCCTGCGAGATGGGCCTGCAGCTGCGCCAGACCTTCGAGGCAGCCATCCTCACACAGCTGCACCCTCGTTCCCAGATTGACATCTATGTGCAG GTGCTGCAGGCAGATGGTGGGACCTACGCAGCTTGTGTGAACGCAGCTACCCTGGCAGTTATGGACGCTGGTATACCCATGCGGGACTTTGTGTGTGCATGCTCAGCTGGCTTTGTGGATGGCACAGCCCTGGCGGACCTGAGCCACGTGGAGGAAGCAGCTGGTGGCCCCCAGCTGGCCCTGGCCCTGCTGCCAGCCTCAGGCCAGATTGCACTGCTGGAGATGGACGCCCGGCTGCACGAGGACCACCTGGAGCCGGTGCTGGAGGCTGCTGCCCGGGCTGCCCGCGATGTACATACCCTGTTGGACCGTGTGGTCCGGCAGCATGTGCGAGAGGCCTCTGTCTTGCTGGGGGACTGA
- the GPAA1 gene encoding glycosylphosphatidylinositol anchor attachment 1 protein isoform X2, whose protein sequence is MGLLSDPVRRRALARLVLRLNAPLCVLSYGAGIAWFLALAFPPLTQRTYMSENAMGSTMVEEQFAGGDRARNFARDFAAHRRKSGALPVAWLERAMQSVGLEVYTQTFSRKLPFPDETHERYMVSGTNVYGILRAPRAASTESLVLTVPCGSDSTNSQAVGLLLALAAHFRGQIYWAKDIIFLVTEHDLLGTEAWLEAYHDVNVTGMQSAPLQGRAGAIQAAVALELSSDVVTSLDVAVEGLNGQLPNLDLLNLFQTFCQKGGLLCTLQGKLQPQDWASLDGPLQGLQTLLLMVLRQASGCPHGPHGLFLRYRVEALTLRGINSFRQYKYDLVAVGKALEGMFRKLNHLLERLHQSFFLYLLTALSRFVSIGLYMPAAGFLLLVLGLKALELWMQLHEAGVGPEEAGGTPGHVPPLPPAQGVGLASLVAPLLISQAVGLALYILPVLGQHVAAQHFPVAEAEAVVLTLLAIYAAGLALPHNTHRVVNTQAPDRGWMALKLVALIYLALQLGCVTLINFSLGFLLAATMVPAAALAEPRGPRPVYAVLLVLTSPAATLLGSLFLWRELQEAPLSLSEGWQLFLAALSQGVLDHYAYGALLFPMLALGFYPCWLLFWNVLFWK, encoded by the exons ATGGGTCTCCTGTCGGACCCGGTGCGGCGGCGCGCGCTCGCCCGCCTCGTGCTGCGCCTCAATGCGCCGCTCTG CGTGCTGAGCTACGGGGCGGGCATCGCCTGGTTCCTGGCGCTGGCTTTCCCGCCGCTGACCCAGCGCACTTACATGTCGGAGAACGCCATGGGCTCCACCATGGTGGAGGAGCAGTTTGCGGGCGGAGACCGTGCCCGCAACTTTGCCCGGGACTTCGCTGCCCACCGCAGGAAGTCGGG GGCTCTGCCAGTGGCCTGGCTGGAGCGAGCGATGCAGTCAGTGGGGCTGGAGGTGTACACGCAGACCTTCTCCCGGAAATTGCCCTTCCCAGATGAGACCCACGAGCGCTAT ATGGTGTCAGGCACTAATGTGTATGGTATCCTGAGGGCCCCGCGTGCTGCCAGCACTGAGTCCCTGGTGCTCACGGTGCCTTGCGGCTCCGACTCTACCAACAGCCAGGCTGTGGGGCTACTGCTGGCGCTTGCTGCCCACTTCCGAG GGCAGATTTACTGGGCCAAGGACATCATCTTTCTGGTGACAGAGCACGACCTCCTGGGCACCGAGGCTTGGCTTGAGGCGTACCACGACGTAAATGTCACTG GCATGCAGTCCGCGCCGCTGCAGGGCCGTGCTGGGGCCATCCAGGCAGCCGTGGCCCTGGAGCTGAGCAGTGATGTGGTCACCAGCTTGGATGTAGCTGTAGAGGGGCTGAATGGGCAGCTGCCCAACCTCGATTTGCTGAACCTTTTCCAGACTTTCTGCCAGAAAGGGGGACTGCTGTGCACGTTGCAGGGCAAG CTGCAGCCCCAGGACTGGGCATCTCTGGACGGGCCCCTGCAGGGCTTGCAGACGCTGCTGCTGATGGTTCTGAGGCAGGCCTCTGGCTGTCCCCATGGCCCCCATGGCCTCTTCCTGCGCTACCGTGTGGAGGCCCTGACCCTGCGTGGTATAAACAGCTTTCGCCAGTACAAGTATGATCTGGTGGCAGTGGGCAA GGCCTTGGAGGGCATGTTCCGTAAGCTCAACCACCTACTGGAACGGCTGCACCAGTCCTTCTTTCTCTACCTGCTGACGGCCCTATCACGCTTCGTCTCCATCGGCCTCTACATGCCCGCTGCCGGATTCCTGCTTCTTGTCCTGGGACTGAAG GCTCTGGAACTGTGGATGCAGCTCCATGAGGCCGGAGTAGGTCCCGaggaggctggagggacccctgGACAtgtgcctcccctccccccagcacAG GGTGTAGGGCTGGCCTCGCTCGTGGCGCCCCTGTTGATTTCACAGGCTGTGGGCCTGGCCCTTTACATCCTGCCTGTGCTGGGCCAGCATGTGGCTGCCCAGCATTTCCCCGTGGCTGAGGCAGAGGCTGTGGTGCTGACGCTGCTGGCCATCTATGCAGCAGGCCTGGCTCTCCCGCACAACACCCACAG GGTGGTGAACACACAGGCCCCAGATAGGGGCTGGATGGCGCTGAAGCTGGTGGCCCTCATCTACCTGGCCCTGCAGCTGGGCTGCGTCACCCTCATCAACTTCTCTCTGGGCTTCCTGCTGGCTGCCACCATGGTGCCCGCTGCTGCACTCGCTGAACCCCGTGGGCCCCG GCCGGTCTACGCTGTCTTGCTGGTGCTGACGAGCCCAGCAGCCACACTCCTGGGCAGCCTTTTCCTGTGGCGGGAGCTGCAGGAAGCGCCGCTTTCCCTGTCGGAGGGTTGGCAGCTCTTCCTGGCGGCGCTGTCCCAGGGCGTGTTGGACCACTATGCCTACGGTGCTCTGCTTTTCCCGATGCTGGCCCTGGGTTTCTATCCTTGTTGGCTGCTGTTCTGGAATGTGCTTTTCTGGAAGTGA
- the LOC126058937 gene encoding cytochrome c1, heme protein, mitochondrial, with the protein MAAAAASVRRAVLGPRGAGLPGARAPVLLCGARSGQLPLRTPQAVSLSSKSGLSRGRKVMLSALGMLAAGGAGLAVALHSAVSASDLELHPPSYPWSHRGLLSSLDHTSIRRGFQVYKQVCSSCHSMDYVAYRHLVGVCYTEAEAKALAEEVEVQDGPNEDGEMFMRPGKLSDYFPKPYPNPEAARAANGGALPPDLSYIVRARHGGEDYVFSLLTGYCEPPTGVPLREGLYFNPYFVGQAIAMAPPIYNEVLEFDDGTPATMSQVAKDVCTFLRWASEPEHDHRKRMGLKMLMMMGLLLPLVYAMKRHKWSVLKSRKLAYRPPK; encoded by the exons atggcggcggcggcggcttccGTGCGCCGGGCGGTGCTGGGTCCGCGGGGCGCGGGGCTCCCGGGCGCACGGGCCCCGGTGCTGCTGTGCGGCGCGCGGTCCGGACAGCTCCCGCTGCGGACGCCTCAG GCAGTGTCTTTGTCGTCGAAGTCCGGCCTGTCCCGGGGCCGGAAGGTGATGCTGTCAGCGCTGGGCATGTTGGCGGCAGGGGGTGCAGGGCTGGCCGTAGCTCTGCATTCCGCCGTCAGTGCCAGTGACCTGGAGCTGCACCCCCCCAGCTATCCCTGGTCTCACCGTGGCCTCCTCTCCTCCTTGGACCACACCAG caTCCGGAGGGGTTTCCAGGTATATAAGCAGGTGTGTTCCTCCTGCCACAGCATGGATTATGTCGCTTACCGCCACCTGGTGGGCGTGTGCTACACGGAGGCGGAAGCCAAGGCACTGGCAGAGGAG GTGGAGGTGCAGGATGGCCCCAACGAGGATGGGGAGATGTTCATGCGGCCAGGGAAGCTGTCCGACTATTTCCCCAAACCATACCCCAACCCTGAGGCTGCCCGTGCTGCCAACGGTGGGGCTTTGCCCCCTGACCTCAGTTACATTGTGCGAGCTAG GCACGGTGGTGAGGACTACGTCTTTTCCCTGCTCACGGGCTACTGTGAGCCACCTACTGGGGTGCCGCTACGAGAAGGCCTCTACTTCAATCCCTACTTCGTCGGCCAGGCCATTGCCATGGCCCCCCCCATCTACAATGAAGTGCTGGAGTTTGATGATG GCACCCCAGCCACCATGTCTCAAGTGGCCAAGGACGTGTGCACCTTTCTGCGTTGGGCCTCTGAGCCAGAGCATGACCACCGCAAGCGCATGGGACTCAAG ATGTTGATGATGATGGGCTTGCTGCTACCCCTGGTGTACGCCATGAAGCGGCACAAGTGGTCAGTCCTGAAGAGCCGGAAGTTGGCGTATCGGCCACCTAAGTGA
- the GPAA1 gene encoding glycosylphosphatidylinositol anchor attachment 1 protein isoform X3: MGLLSDPVRRRALARLVLRLNAPLCVLSYGAGIAWFLALAFPPLTQRTYMSENAMGSTMVEEQFAGGDRARNFARDFAAHRRKSGALPVAWLERAMQSVGLEVYTQTFSRKLPFPDETHERYMVSGTNVYGILRAPRAASTESLVLTVPCGSDSTNSQAVGLLLALAAHFREHDLLGTEAWLEAYHDVNVTGMQSAPLQGRAGAIQAAVALELSSDVVTSLDVAVEGLNGQLPNLDLLNLFQTFCQKGGLLCTLQGKLQPQDWASLDGPLQGLQTLLLMVLRQASGCPHGPHGLFLRYRVEALTLRGLAWGARLCDGRVGVLWACHDATYAGRALEGMFRKLNHLLERLHQSFFLYLLTALSRFVSIGLYMPAAGFLLLVLGLKALELWMQLHEAGVGPEEAGGTPGHVPPLPPAQGVGLASLVAPLLISQAVGLALYILPVLGQHVAAQHFPVAEAEAVVLTLLAIYAAGLALPHNTHRVVNTQAPDRGWMALKLVALIYLALQLGCVTLINFSLGFLLAATMVPAAALAEPRGPRPVYAVLLVLTSPAATLLGSLFLWRELQEAPLSLSEGWQLFLAALSQGVLDHYAYGALLFPMLALGFYPCWLLFWNVLFWK; the protein is encoded by the exons ATGGGTCTCCTGTCGGACCCGGTGCGGCGGCGCGCGCTCGCCCGCCTCGTGCTGCGCCTCAATGCGCCGCTCTG CGTGCTGAGCTACGGGGCGGGCATCGCCTGGTTCCTGGCGCTGGCTTTCCCGCCGCTGACCCAGCGCACTTACATGTCGGAGAACGCCATGGGCTCCACCATGGTGGAGGAGCAGTTTGCGGGCGGAGACCGTGCCCGCAACTTTGCCCGGGACTTCGCTGCCCACCGCAGGAAGTCGGG GGCTCTGCCAGTGGCCTGGCTGGAGCGAGCGATGCAGTCAGTGGGGCTGGAGGTGTACACGCAGACCTTCTCCCGGAAATTGCCCTTCCCAGATGAGACCCACGAGCGCTAT ATGGTGTCAGGCACTAATGTGTATGGTATCCTGAGGGCCCCGCGTGCTGCCAGCACTGAGTCCCTGGTGCTCACGGTGCCTTGCGGCTCCGACTCTACCAACAGCCAGGCTGTGGGGCTACTGCTGGCGCTTGCTGCCCACTTCCGAG AGCACGACCTCCTGGGCACCGAGGCTTGGCTTGAGGCGTACCACGACGTAAATGTCACTG GCATGCAGTCCGCGCCGCTGCAGGGCCGTGCTGGGGCCATCCAGGCAGCCGTGGCCCTGGAGCTGAGCAGTGATGTGGTCACCAGCTTGGATGTAGCTGTAGAGGGGCTGAATGGGCAGCTGCCCAACCTCGATTTGCTGAACCTTTTCCAGACTTTCTGCCAGAAAGGGGGACTGCTGTGCACGTTGCAGGGCAAG CTGCAGCCCCAGGACTGGGCATCTCTGGACGGGCCCCTGCAGGGCTTGCAGACGCTGCTGCTGATGGTTCTGAGGCAGGCCTCTGGCTGTCCCCATGGCCCCCATGGCCTCTTCCTGCGCTACCGTGTGGAGGCCCTGACCCTGCGTG GTCTGGCCTGGGGTGCTAGGCTCTGCGATGGGAGAGTTGGCGTTCTCTGGGCCTGCCATGATGCCACCTATGCTGGCAGGGCCTTGGAGGGCATGTTCCGTAAGCTCAACCACCTACTGGAACGGCTGCACCAGTCCTTCTTTCTCTACCTGCTGACGGCCCTATCACGCTTCGTCTCCATCGGCCTCTACATGCCCGCTGCCGGATTCCTGCTTCTTGTCCTGGGACTGAAG GCTCTGGAACTGTGGATGCAGCTCCATGAGGCCGGAGTAGGTCCCGaggaggctggagggacccctgGACAtgtgcctcccctccccccagcacAG GGTGTAGGGCTGGCCTCGCTCGTGGCGCCCCTGTTGATTTCACAGGCTGTGGGCCTGGCCCTTTACATCCTGCCTGTGCTGGGCCAGCATGTGGCTGCCCAGCATTTCCCCGTGGCTGAGGCAGAGGCTGTGGTGCTGACGCTGCTGGCCATCTATGCAGCAGGCCTGGCTCTCCCGCACAACACCCACAG GGTGGTGAACACACAGGCCCCAGATAGGGGCTGGATGGCGCTGAAGCTGGTGGCCCTCATCTACCTGGCCCTGCAGCTGGGCTGCGTCACCCTCATCAACTTCTCTCTGGGCTTCCTGCTGGCTGCCACCATGGTGCCCGCTGCTGCACTCGCTGAACCCCGTGGGCCCCG GCCGGTCTACGCTGTCTTGCTGGTGCTGACGAGCCCAGCAGCCACACTCCTGGGCAGCCTTTTCCTGTGGCGGGAGCTGCAGGAAGCGCCGCTTTCCCTGTCGGAGGGTTGGCAGCTCTTCCTGGCGGCGCTGTCCCAGGGCGTGTTGGACCACTATGCCTACGGTGCTCTGCTTTTCCCGATGCTGGCCCTGGGTTTCTATCCTTGTTGGCTGCTGTTCTGGAATGTGCTTTTCTGGAAGTGA
- the SHARPIN gene encoding sharpin isoform X2: MAPPAGGAAAAAAAAAGSAAVLLAVHAAVRPLGAGPDVEAQLRRLQLSADPERPGRFRLELLSAGPGAVSLEWPLESVSYTVRGPSLHELQPPPGGPGALSLHFPNPQEAQRWAALVRGATADEQNEELAGRLARAIAGGDEKGAAQVAAILAQCQVALNIQLQETCFPPGPIRLQVTVEDAASSAHIALQVHPHCTVAALQEQVFSEFGFPPAVQRWVVGRCLCMPERTLASYGVRRDGDPAFLYLLSAPREAPGCGPQRPQKTDGELGRLFPQSLGLPRAPQPASSSLPSPLQPGWSCPSCTFINAPSRPGCEMCSTQRPSTWDPISTASTQQPPKVTRREDGPSLPGLSGDLC, encoded by the exons ATGGCCCCGCCGGCGGGCggtgcggcggcggcggcggcggcggcggcgggctcaGCGGCCGTACTCCTGGCCGTGCACGCCGCCGTGAGGCCGCTGGGCGCCGGGCCGGATGTCGAGGCGCAGCTGCGGCGGCTGCAGCTGAGCGCGGACCCCGAGCGGCCCGGGCGCTTCCGGCTGGAGCTGCTGAGCGCGGGGCCCGGGGCG GTCAGCTTGGAGTGGCCCTTGGAGTCAGTCTCCTACACGGTCCGAGGCCCCAGCCTGCATGAGTTGCAGCCTCCACCAGGAGGGCCTGGGGCCCTCAGCCTGCACTTCCCCAACCCTCAGGAAGCTCAGCGGTGGGCAGCACTGGTCCGAGGTGCCACTGCAGACGAGCAGAATG AAGAGCTGGCTGGGCGCCTGGCCCGGGCCATCGCAGGTGGGGACGAGAAGGGCGCAGCTCAAGTGGCGGCCATCCTGGCCCAGTGTCAGGTGGCCCTCAACATCCAACTCCAGGAGACCTGCTTCCCTCCTGGCCCTATCAG GCTGCAGGTCACGGTTGAAGACGCCGCATCCTCTGCCCACATTGCACTGCAGGTCCACCCCCACTGCACTGTCGCCGCCCTGCAGGAACAG GTGTTCTCCGAGTTTGGCTTCCCGCCCGCTGTGCAGCGCTGGGTTGTCGGGCGGTGCCTGTGCATGCCCGAGCGCACCCTCGCCTCGTACGGGGTGCGGCGTGATGGGGATCCTGCTTTCCTCTACCTGCTTTCAGCCCCACGAGAAGCCCCAG GATGTGGCCCTCAGCGACCCCAGAAGACGGATGGCGAGCTAGGCCGCCTGTTCCCCCAGTCACTGGGGCTGCCTCGAGCCCCCCAGCCTGCCAGCTCCAGCCTCCCCAGCCCCCTGCAG CCCGGCTGGTCCTGCCCTTCTTGCACCTTCATCAACGCCCCAAGCCGACCTGGTTGTGAGATGTGTAGCACCCAGAGGCCTTCCACTTGGGACCCCATCTCTACAGCCTCCACTCAGCAGCCACCAAAG GTCACCAGGAGAGAGGATGGCCCTTCCCTCCCAGGTCTTTCAGGGGACCTCTGCTGA
- the GPAA1 gene encoding glycosylphosphatidylinositol anchor attachment 1 protein isoform X1: MGLLSDPVRRRALARLVLRLNAPLCVLSYGAGIAWFLALAFPPLTQRTYMSENAMGSTMVEEQFAGGDRARNFARDFAAHRRKSGALPVAWLERAMQSVGLEVYTQTFSRKLPFPDETHERYMVSGTNVYGILRAPRAASTESLVLTVPCGSDSTNSQAVGLLLALAAHFRGQIYWAKDIIFLVTEHDLLGTEAWLEAYHDVNVTGMQSAPLQGRAGAIQAAVALELSSDVVTSLDVAVEGLNGQLPNLDLLNLFQTFCQKGGLLCTLQGKLQPQDWASLDGPLQGLQTLLLMVLRQASGCPHGPHGLFLRYRVEALTLRGLAWGARLCDGRVGVLWACHDATYAGRALEGMFRKLNHLLERLHQSFFLYLLTALSRFVSIGLYMPAAGFLLLVLGLKALELWMQLHEAGVGPEEAGGTPGHVPPLPPAQGVGLASLVAPLLISQAVGLALYILPVLGQHVAAQHFPVAEAEAVVLTLLAIYAAGLALPHNTHRVVNTQAPDRGWMALKLVALIYLALQLGCVTLINFSLGFLLAATMVPAAALAEPRGPRPVYAVLLVLTSPAATLLGSLFLWRELQEAPLSLSEGWQLFLAALSQGVLDHYAYGALLFPMLALGFYPCWLLFWNVLFWK, from the exons ATGGGTCTCCTGTCGGACCCGGTGCGGCGGCGCGCGCTCGCCCGCCTCGTGCTGCGCCTCAATGCGCCGCTCTG CGTGCTGAGCTACGGGGCGGGCATCGCCTGGTTCCTGGCGCTGGCTTTCCCGCCGCTGACCCAGCGCACTTACATGTCGGAGAACGCCATGGGCTCCACCATGGTGGAGGAGCAGTTTGCGGGCGGAGACCGTGCCCGCAACTTTGCCCGGGACTTCGCTGCCCACCGCAGGAAGTCGGG GGCTCTGCCAGTGGCCTGGCTGGAGCGAGCGATGCAGTCAGTGGGGCTGGAGGTGTACACGCAGACCTTCTCCCGGAAATTGCCCTTCCCAGATGAGACCCACGAGCGCTAT ATGGTGTCAGGCACTAATGTGTATGGTATCCTGAGGGCCCCGCGTGCTGCCAGCACTGAGTCCCTGGTGCTCACGGTGCCTTGCGGCTCCGACTCTACCAACAGCCAGGCTGTGGGGCTACTGCTGGCGCTTGCTGCCCACTTCCGAG GGCAGATTTACTGGGCCAAGGACATCATCTTTCTGGTGACAGAGCACGACCTCCTGGGCACCGAGGCTTGGCTTGAGGCGTACCACGACGTAAATGTCACTG GCATGCAGTCCGCGCCGCTGCAGGGCCGTGCTGGGGCCATCCAGGCAGCCGTGGCCCTGGAGCTGAGCAGTGATGTGGTCACCAGCTTGGATGTAGCTGTAGAGGGGCTGAATGGGCAGCTGCCCAACCTCGATTTGCTGAACCTTTTCCAGACTTTCTGCCAGAAAGGGGGACTGCTGTGCACGTTGCAGGGCAAG CTGCAGCCCCAGGACTGGGCATCTCTGGACGGGCCCCTGCAGGGCTTGCAGACGCTGCTGCTGATGGTTCTGAGGCAGGCCTCTGGCTGTCCCCATGGCCCCCATGGCCTCTTCCTGCGCTACCGTGTGGAGGCCCTGACCCTGCGTG GTCTGGCCTGGGGTGCTAGGCTCTGCGATGGGAGAGTTGGCGTTCTCTGGGCCTGCCATGATGCCACCTATGCTGGCAGGGCCTTGGAGGGCATGTTCCGTAAGCTCAACCACCTACTGGAACGGCTGCACCAGTCCTTCTTTCTCTACCTGCTGACGGCCCTATCACGCTTCGTCTCCATCGGCCTCTACATGCCCGCTGCCGGATTCCTGCTTCTTGTCCTGGGACTGAAG GCTCTGGAACTGTGGATGCAGCTCCATGAGGCCGGAGTAGGTCCCGaggaggctggagggacccctgGACAtgtgcctcccctccccccagcacAG GGTGTAGGGCTGGCCTCGCTCGTGGCGCCCCTGTTGATTTCACAGGCTGTGGGCCTGGCCCTTTACATCCTGCCTGTGCTGGGCCAGCATGTGGCTGCCCAGCATTTCCCCGTGGCTGAGGCAGAGGCTGTGGTGCTGACGCTGCTGGCCATCTATGCAGCAGGCCTGGCTCTCCCGCACAACACCCACAG GGTGGTGAACACACAGGCCCCAGATAGGGGCTGGATGGCGCTGAAGCTGGTGGCCCTCATCTACCTGGCCCTGCAGCTGGGCTGCGTCACCCTCATCAACTTCTCTCTGGGCTTCCTGCTGGCTGCCACCATGGTGCCCGCTGCTGCACTCGCTGAACCCCGTGGGCCCCG GCCGGTCTACGCTGTCTTGCTGGTGCTGACGAGCCCAGCAGCCACACTCCTGGGCAGCCTTTTCCTGTGGCGGGAGCTGCAGGAAGCGCCGCTTTCCCTGTCGGAGGGTTGGCAGCTCTTCCTGGCGGCGCTGTCCCAGGGCGTGTTGGACCACTATGCCTACGGTGCTCTGCTTTTCCCGATGCTGGCCCTGGGTTTCTATCCTTGTTGGCTGCTGTTCTGGAATGTGCTTTTCTGGAAGTGA
- the SHARPIN gene encoding sharpin isoform X1 — MAPPAGGAAAAAAAAAGSAAVLLAVHAAVRPLGAGPDVEAQLRRLQLSADPERPGRFRLELLSAGPGAVSLEWPLESVSYTVRGPSLHELQPPPGGPGALSLHFPNPQEAQRWAALVRGATADEQNGSSSLPQVLGPETCPVSPPSPPEAPAPIAPRPEVDPPWSSGNLTEKEELAGRLARAIAGGDEKGAAQVAAILAQCQVALNIQLQETCFPPGPIRLQVTVEDAASSAHIALQVHPHCTVAALQEQVFSEFGFPPAVQRWVVGRCLCMPERTLASYGVRRDGDPAFLYLLSAPREAPGCGPQRPQKTDGELGRLFPQSLGLPRAPQPASSSLPSPLQPGWSCPSCTFINAPSRPGCEMCSTQRPSTWDPISTASTQQPPKVTRREDGPSLPGLSGDLC, encoded by the exons ATGGCCCCGCCGGCGGGCggtgcggcggcggcggcggcggcggcggcgggctcaGCGGCCGTACTCCTGGCCGTGCACGCCGCCGTGAGGCCGCTGGGCGCCGGGCCGGATGTCGAGGCGCAGCTGCGGCGGCTGCAGCTGAGCGCGGACCCCGAGCGGCCCGGGCGCTTCCGGCTGGAGCTGCTGAGCGCGGGGCCCGGGGCG GTCAGCTTGGAGTGGCCCTTGGAGTCAGTCTCCTACACGGTCCGAGGCCCCAGCCTGCATGAGTTGCAGCCTCCACCAGGAGGGCCTGGGGCCCTCAGCCTGCACTTCCCCAACCCTCAGGAAGCTCAGCGGTGGGCAGCACTGGTCCGAGGTGCCACTGCAGACGAGCAGAATG GCAGCAGTAGCCTACCCCAAGTCCTGGGCCCAGAGACCTGCCCTGTTTCCCCTCCCAGTCCCCCTGAAGCCCCCGCCCCTATAGCCCCCCGACCTGAGGTGGATCCTCCTTGGAGCTCTGGAAATTTGACAGAGAAAG AAGAGCTGGCTGGGCGCCTGGCCCGGGCCATCGCAGGTGGGGACGAGAAGGGCGCAGCTCAAGTGGCGGCCATCCTGGCCCAGTGTCAGGTGGCCCTCAACATCCAACTCCAGGAGACCTGCTTCCCTCCTGGCCCTATCAG GCTGCAGGTCACGGTTGAAGACGCCGCATCCTCTGCCCACATTGCACTGCAGGTCCACCCCCACTGCACTGTCGCCGCCCTGCAGGAACAG GTGTTCTCCGAGTTTGGCTTCCCGCCCGCTGTGCAGCGCTGGGTTGTCGGGCGGTGCCTGTGCATGCCCGAGCGCACCCTCGCCTCGTACGGGGTGCGGCGTGATGGGGATCCTGCTTTCCTCTACCTGCTTTCAGCCCCACGAGAAGCCCCAG GATGTGGCCCTCAGCGACCCCAGAAGACGGATGGCGAGCTAGGCCGCCTGTTCCCCCAGTCACTGGGGCTGCCTCGAGCCCCCCAGCCTGCCAGCTCCAGCCTCCCCAGCCCCCTGCAG CCCGGCTGGTCCTGCCCTTCTTGCACCTTCATCAACGCCCCAAGCCGACCTGGTTGTGAGATGTGTAGCACCCAGAGGCCTTCCACTTGGGACCCCATCTCTACAGCCTCCACTCAGCAGCCACCAAAG GTCACCAGGAGAGAGGATGGCCCTTCCCTCCCAGGTCTTTCAGGGGACCTCTGCTGA